The following are encoded together in the Streptomyces sp. NBC_00341 genome:
- a CDS encoding DNA-3-methyladenine glycosylase 2 family protein, whose translation MDEETRYEAVSSRDARFDGEFFFAVETTGIYCRPSCPAVTPKRKNVRFYPTAAAAQGNGFRACRRCRPDAVPGSADWNVRADVVGRAMRMIGDGVVDREGVPGLAGRLGYSSRQVQRQLNAELGAGPVALARAQRAHTARVLLQTTALPVTEVVFAAGFASVRQFNDTIRQIYARTPSELRAEAGTGLGAAVKEARTTGIPLRLAHRGPYAAREVFDLLAAGTVARIEEVSGEPGGRTYRRTLRLPHGTGIAAVDERSAGSWLEARIHLTDLRDLTTAVQRLRRLFDLDADPYAVDELLSADPLLAPQVAARPGLRSPGAADPEEFAVRALVGPAAAEELVELYGKRLDVPCGGLTHVFPEPGVLAGAAPGPELRALAEALADGSLRLDAGADRDEAEQALSRLPGIVPATAALIRMRALGDPDVDPYGTPGSERWRPWRSYGVRHAPAAGRVSG comes from the coding sequence ATGGACGAAGAGACCAGGTACGAGGCGGTGAGCAGCCGCGACGCGCGTTTCGACGGGGAGTTCTTCTTCGCCGTCGAGACGACCGGCATCTACTGCCGGCCGAGCTGCCCCGCCGTCACCCCCAAGCGGAAGAACGTCCGCTTCTACCCGACCGCGGCCGCCGCCCAGGGCAACGGCTTCCGGGCGTGCAGGCGCTGCCGCCCGGACGCCGTTCCCGGCTCCGCCGACTGGAACGTCCGGGCCGATGTGGTCGGCCGCGCCATGCGGATGATCGGCGACGGCGTGGTGGACCGGGAGGGCGTCCCCGGTCTGGCCGGCCGGCTCGGCTACAGCTCCCGGCAGGTGCAGCGGCAGCTCAACGCGGAGCTGGGCGCCGGTCCCGTGGCCCTGGCGCGCGCCCAGCGCGCGCACACCGCCCGGGTACTGCTGCAGACCACCGCCCTGCCCGTCACCGAGGTTGTCTTCGCCGCCGGTTTCGCGAGCGTGCGCCAGTTCAACGACACGATCCGGCAGATCTACGCCCGCACCCCCAGCGAACTGCGCGCTGAGGCGGGCACCGGCCTGGGTGCCGCGGTCAAGGAGGCGCGCACCACCGGAATCCCGCTCCGGCTCGCGCACCGGGGGCCGTACGCCGCCCGCGAGGTCTTCGATCTGCTCGCCGCCGGGACGGTCGCCCGGATCGAGGAGGTCAGCGGCGAGCCCGGCGGCCGCACCTACCGCCGCACCCTGCGCCTTCCCCACGGCACAGGCATCGCCGCCGTGGACGAGCGGTCCGCCGGGAGCTGGCTGGAGGCCCGCATCCACCTCACCGACCTGCGCGATCTGACCACGGCGGTGCAGCGGCTGCGGCGGCTCTTCGACCTGGACGCCGATCCGTACGCCGTCGACGAACTGCTCTCCGCCGATCCGCTGCTCGCCCCGCAGGTCGCCGCCCGCCCCGGGCTGCGCTCGCCGGGCGCAGCGGACCCGGAGGAGTTCGCCGTACGGGCCCTGGTTGGTCCGGCCGCCGCCGAGGAGCTCGTGGAGCTGTACGGGAAGCGGCTGGACGTGCCCTGCGGCGGGCTCACCCATGTGTTCCCCGAACCGGGTGTGCTGGCCGGTGCGGCACCCGGTCCCGAGCTGCGGGCGCTGGCCGAGGCGCTGGCCGACGGCAGCCTACGGCTCGACGCGGGCGCCGACCGGGACGAGGCCGAGCAGGCCCTGTCGCGGCTGCCGGGCATCGTACCGGCGACCGCGGCCCTGATCCGGATGCGCGCGCTGGGCGACCCGGACGTCGACCCGTACGGGACACCCGGCTCGGAGCGGTGGCGGCCGTGGCGTTCTTACGGCGTACGCCACGCGCCGGCCGCGGGCCGGGTGTCCGGCTGA
- a CDS encoding DUF5949 family protein: protein MTSPQTATGTFTQAQLGTLTLIGWSGEHPHNGRDVAFLLVYSLGDGSDGPAVGVSAMHIALERSGLHIGGAPVRADETPGLPVKLLVQAGQAVLTLPHFTAQYPARPEWLAAAHEQGEVQAMFATRPWPQGAPGNPVTEDSLRSFAGDPEVIATSAHCVLPVRSLG from the coding sequence ATGACCTCCCCCCAGACAGCCACCGGCACCTTCACCCAGGCCCAGTTGGGCACCCTCACCCTGATCGGCTGGAGCGGCGAACACCCCCACAACGGACGGGACGTCGCCTTCCTGCTCGTGTACTCGCTCGGCGACGGATCGGACGGCCCGGCGGTCGGCGTGAGCGCCATGCACATCGCGCTGGAGCGCAGCGGGCTGCACATCGGCGGCGCCCCGGTGCGCGCCGACGAGACACCGGGGCTCCCGGTGAAACTCCTCGTCCAGGCGGGTCAGGCCGTTCTGACACTGCCTCACTTCACCGCCCAGTATCCGGCCCGGCCGGAGTGGCTGGCCGCCGCCCACGAACAGGGCGAGGTACAGGCGATGTTCGCCACCCGCCCCTGGCCGCAGGGTGCGCCGGGCAATCCGGTGACCGAGGACTCGCTGCGGTCCTTCGCCGGGGACCCGGAGGTCATCGCGACCTCCGCGCACTGCGTGCTGCCGGTACGCAGCCTGGGCTGA
- a CDS encoding glycoside hydrolase family 95-like protein encodes MPTAPDPAASTRTGSPSPAPSRRTVLATGTALGGALVVGGAAVPAQAAAPATGAAAPVAVHSPAGSWNTVLDDADLHWQKLPKTWYEGPYLGNGRLGSGIYAEPGAETTAIRFNVQHSEVQDHRPEYGSLFGLARLPIGHFTLEPAGTITGVDWRMRLHTAELRGTVTTTAGTLTLRAFVQSTGDVLAVEVTPSAGEKDFRWVFHPAEAISPRAAFKPLPDGYTGNPPAVVEKHGATSAAVQSLLGGGQHVTAWRERTRGTARTLYATVAHSYPKNTARDRALRTVTVASALPYTLLSVPHRVWWDRFYRQSFLSLPDARLQRFYWIQLYKTASAARKDAPVMATSGPWLEPTPWPNTWWNLNVQLEYWLIHGSNHLELDAVTRALSEFRDQLSREVAAPYRADSAGIPRTTDPQLVNGAAVADGGYGVGIPGQDPPTPEVGNLTWALHNVWLSYRHTMDRSILRDTLFPLLRKAVNYYLHFLAPGPDGKLHLPATFSPEYGVNAPDCNYDLMLLRWGCRTLLDSARELGVRDPLTARWEEVLARLAPYPVDENGFMIGAGVPFAVSHRHYSHMLAVYPLYEINGSTDTERALIEKSLAHWVGFEGALQGYTFTGAASMSALLGKGEDALKYLGQLMSRFIQANTMYKESGPVIETPLSAAQSLHDMVCQSWGDTIRVFPALPAAWQELTVHDFRTQGAFLLSAVREGGRTRWVRLTSEAGAPCVVRHGIEGPIEVRDGRGHRLDHEQLAGGSVRIPLRKGDSALITAAGDRPDLTVRPVAANEPAPSWGLPA; translated from the coding sequence TTGCCCACAGCACCGGACCCCGCCGCCTCCACCCGCACCGGTTCCCCGTCGCCCGCGCCCTCCCGCAGAACCGTTCTCGCCACCGGGACCGCCCTCGGCGGCGCCCTCGTGGTCGGCGGCGCGGCCGTCCCCGCCCAGGCCGCCGCCCCGGCCACGGGCGCCGCCGCCCCGGTCGCGGTGCACTCCCCCGCCGGCAGCTGGAACACCGTCCTGGACGACGCGGATCTGCACTGGCAGAAGCTGCCGAAGACCTGGTACGAGGGCCCCTACCTGGGCAACGGCCGGCTCGGCTCCGGCATCTACGCGGAACCCGGCGCCGAGACCACCGCGATCCGGTTCAACGTCCAGCACTCCGAGGTCCAGGACCACCGCCCGGAGTACGGCTCACTGTTCGGCCTCGCCCGCCTCCCGATCGGCCACTTCACCCTGGAACCGGCCGGCACCATCACGGGCGTCGACTGGCGGATGCGGCTGCACACGGCCGAACTCCGGGGCACCGTCACCACCACCGCCGGCACCCTCACGCTCCGCGCCTTCGTCCAGTCCACCGGCGACGTACTGGCCGTCGAGGTGACCCCGAGCGCGGGCGAGAAGGACTTCCGCTGGGTCTTCCACCCGGCCGAGGCGATCAGCCCCAGGGCCGCGTTCAAGCCGCTGCCCGACGGCTACACGGGCAACCCACCGGCCGTCGTAGAGAAGCACGGCGCCACCTCCGCGGCCGTGCAGTCATTGCTCGGCGGCGGACAGCACGTCACCGCCTGGCGCGAGCGGACCCGGGGCACGGCCCGCACCCTGTACGCGACCGTCGCGCACTCGTACCCGAAGAACACCGCCCGCGACCGCGCGCTGCGCACCGTCACGGTCGCCTCGGCCCTCCCGTACACCCTGCTGTCCGTGCCGCACCGCGTCTGGTGGGACCGCTTCTACCGGCAGAGCTTCCTGTCCCTGCCCGATGCCCGGCTCCAGCGGTTCTACTGGATCCAGCTCTACAAAACGGCGTCGGCCGCCCGCAAGGACGCGCCCGTGATGGCCACCTCCGGCCCCTGGCTGGAACCGACGCCCTGGCCCAACACCTGGTGGAACCTCAACGTCCAGCTGGAGTACTGGCTGATCCACGGCTCCAACCACCTGGAGCTCGACGCCGTCACCCGGGCCCTGAGCGAGTTCCGCGACCAGCTCTCCCGCGAGGTCGCCGCCCCCTACCGGGCGGACTCTGCGGGCATCCCCCGCACCACCGACCCGCAGCTGGTCAACGGCGCGGCCGTGGCCGACGGCGGGTACGGCGTCGGCATCCCCGGCCAGGACCCGCCCACCCCCGAGGTCGGCAACCTGACCTGGGCCCTGCACAACGTCTGGCTCTCCTACCGGCACACCATGGACCGCTCGATCCTGCGGGACACCCTCTTCCCGCTGCTGCGCAAGGCGGTCAACTACTACCTGCACTTCCTCGCCCCGGGCCCGGACGGCAAGCTGCACCTGCCGGCGACCTTCTCCCCGGAGTACGGCGTCAACGCCCCCGACTGCAACTACGACCTGATGCTGCTGCGCTGGGGCTGCCGCACCCTGCTCGACTCGGCCCGGGAACTGGGCGTCCGCGACCCGCTCACCGCCCGCTGGGAGGAGGTACTGGCCAGGCTCGCCCCGTACCCGGTGGACGAGAACGGCTTCATGATCGGCGCCGGGGTGCCGTTCGCGGTGTCCCACCGCCACTACTCGCACATGCTCGCCGTCTACCCGCTGTACGAGATCAACGGCTCCACCGACACGGAGCGCGCCCTGATCGAGAAGTCCCTCGCCCACTGGGTCGGCTTCGAGGGCGCGCTGCAGGGCTACACCTTCACCGGCGCGGCCTCCATGTCGGCGCTGCTCGGCAAGGGCGAGGACGCGCTGAAGTACCTGGGCCAGCTGATGAGCCGGTTCATCCAGGCCAACACCATGTACAAGGAGTCCGGACCGGTCATCGAGACCCCGCTGTCGGCCGCCCAGTCGCTGCACGACATGGTCTGCCAGTCCTGGGGCGACACGATCAGGGTCTTTCCAGCCCTCCCCGCCGCCTGGCAGGAGCTGACCGTGCACGACTTCCGCACCCAGGGCGCCTTCCTGCTCAGCGCGGTACGGGAGGGGGGCCGGACCCGCTGGGTGCGCCTCACCAGCGAGGCGGGCGCGCCCTGCGTCGTACGGCACGGCATCGAGGGCCCGATCGAGGTCCGCGACGGACGCGGGCACCGGCTGGACCACGAGCAGCTGGCCGGCGGATCGGTCCGCATCCCCCTCCGCAAGGGCGATTCGGCGCTGATCACCGCGGCGGGCGACCGCCCGGACCTCACTGTCCGCCCGGTCGCCGCGAACGAACCGGCGCCCAGCTGGGGCCTGCCCGCCTGA
- the rsgA gene encoding ribosome small subunit-dependent GTPase A, whose product MSFPISSSSFSSSPSPSHPLAAYGWDDDWAAEFAPYAAQGLLPGRVVRVDRGQCDIVTTLGTVRADTAFVVPRDPMRIVCTGDWAAVDPEGDPQFVRTLLPRRTAFVRSTSSKRSEGQVLATNVDHIAICVSLAVELDLGRVERFLALAMSSTGGDALLRDGASVGDGAAETIVVLTKADLVPDAATLSYLVQDVERLAPGVQVLPVSSATGEGVDVFAAIVSGGTSVLLGASGAGKSTLANTLLGHDEMEVQATRDMDGKGRHTTTTRNLLVLPSGGVLIDTPGLRGVGLWDAETGVGQVFSEIEALAERCRFHDCAHEAEPGCAVRAALADGSLPERRMDSYRKLLRENQRIVAKTDVRVRNEIRRDWKRKGAEGRAAMEAKRGRVQ is encoded by the coding sequence TTGTCTTTCCCGATCTCCTCCTCTTCCTTCTCCTCCTCTCCGTCTCCGTCGCACCCGCTGGCCGCGTACGGCTGGGACGACGACTGGGCGGCCGAGTTCGCCCCGTACGCGGCACAGGGGCTGCTCCCCGGCCGTGTGGTCCGGGTGGACCGAGGGCAGTGCGACATCGTCACCACCCTGGGCACCGTCCGCGCCGACACCGCGTTCGTCGTGCCCCGCGACCCGATGCGGATCGTCTGCACGGGCGACTGGGCCGCCGTCGACCCCGAGGGCGACCCGCAGTTCGTCCGTACGCTGCTGCCCCGGCGCACCGCGTTCGTCCGCTCCACCTCGTCCAAGCGCTCCGAGGGACAGGTGCTCGCCACCAACGTCGACCACATCGCCATCTGCGTCTCGCTGGCGGTGGAACTCGACCTGGGCCGGGTCGAACGGTTCCTGGCCCTCGCCATGTCCAGCACCGGCGGCGACGCGCTGCTGCGTGACGGGGCATCCGTCGGTGACGGGGCGGCCGAGACGATCGTCGTGCTCACCAAGGCCGACCTGGTCCCGGACGCCGCCACGCTGTCCTACCTCGTCCAGGACGTCGAGCGCCTCGCCCCGGGGGTCCAGGTGCTGCCCGTCAGCTCCGCCACCGGCGAGGGCGTCGACGTGTTCGCCGCGATCGTCTCCGGCGGTACGAGCGTGCTGCTCGGGGCCTCCGGCGCGGGCAAGTCCACCCTCGCCAACACCCTGCTCGGGCACGACGAGATGGAGGTGCAGGCCACCCGCGACATGGACGGCAAGGGCCGGCACACCACCACGACCCGCAACCTCCTGGTACTTCCCTCCGGCGGTGTGCTCATCGACACCCCCGGGCTGCGCGGGGTCGGCCTGTGGGACGCGGAGACCGGCGTCGGCCAGGTCTTCTCCGAGATCGAGGCGCTGGCCGAGCGGTGCCGGTTCCACGACTGCGCCCACGAGGCGGAGCCGGGCTGCGCGGTGCGGGCGGCGCTCGCGGACGGATCGCTGCCCGAGCGGCGCATGGACAGCTACCGCAAGCTGCTGCGCGAGAACCAGCGCATCGTCGCCAAGACCGACGTCCGGGTCCGCAACGAGATCCGGCGCGACTGGAAGCGCAAGGGCGCGGAGGGCCGGGCCGCCATGGAGGCGAAGCGCGGCCGGGTCCAGTAG
- a CDS encoding chaplin codes for MKYTKIAAVAAGTLMAIGAATPAFADAGAEGAAVGSPGVLSGNVVQIPVHVPINLCGNTVSVIGLLNPSFGNTCVNA; via the coding sequence GTGAAGTACACCAAGATTGCCGCCGTTGCCGCCGGAACCCTCATGGCGATCGGTGCGGCCACCCCGGCCTTCGCCGACGCCGGCGCCGAGGGTGCGGCCGTGGGCTCCCCGGGCGTTCTGTCGGGCAACGTCGTCCAGATCCCGGTCCACGTGCCGATCAACCTGTGCGGCAACACCGTGAGCGTCATCGGTCTGCTGAACCCGTCCTTCGGCAACACCTGCGTCAACGCCTGA
- a CDS encoding rodlin — MKKMMAGAAVAVSMVGLSAAVAPAAMAIGNDQGTTSVNGNGAQSSYGNSVTRGDGSPQAQLIQGTLNDLCVGAPVKANVGSLIGLVPIAVQDVQVLSNPQNQQCADNSVQAKGDEPLSHLVDGIPVLSGNGVANN; from the coding sequence ATGAAGAAGATGATGGCCGGCGCGGCCGTAGCCGTGTCCATGGTCGGCCTGTCCGCCGCGGTGGCCCCCGCGGCCATGGCGATCGGTAACGACCAGGGCACGACGTCGGTCAACGGCAACGGTGCCCAGTCCTCCTACGGCAACAGCGTGACCCGGGGCGACGGCAGCCCGCAGGCCCAGCTCATCCAGGGCACGCTGAACGACCTCTGCGTCGGTGCCCCGGTCAAGGCCAACGTCGGTTCGCTGATCGGCCTCGTCCCGATCGCGGTCCAGGACGTCCAGGTCCTGTCCAACCCGCAGAACCAGCAGTGCGCCGACAACTCCGTCCAGGCCAAGGGCGACGAGCCCCTGTCGCACCTGGTGGACGGCATCCCGGTCCTCTCCGGGAACGGCGTCGCCAACAACTGA
- a CDS encoding rodlin: protein MIKKIMASAAVAASIVGVSAAVAPSAMAIGNDQGTTSVNGNGAMQSYGNSATHGDWSPQFALIQGSLNKPCIALPAKVNAGSLLGVVPISVQDLNVLSSPQNQQCTENSTQAKGDEALSHILDEIPILSGNGAAND, encoded by the coding sequence TTGATCAAGAAGATTATGGCCTCGGCGGCCGTCGCCGCCTCCATCGTCGGCGTCTCCGCCGCGGTGGCCCCCTCGGCCATGGCGATCGGCAACGACCAGGGCACCACCTCGGTCAACGGCAACGGTGCCATGCAGTCGTACGGCAACTCCGCCACCCACGGTGACTGGAGCCCGCAGTTCGCGCTCATCCAGGGCTCGCTCAACAAGCCCTGCATCGCGCTGCCCGCCAAGGTCAACGCCGGTTCGCTGCTCGGCGTCGTGCCGATCTCGGTCCAGGACCTCAACGTCCTGTCGTCGCCGCAGAACCAGCAGTGCACCGAGAACTCCACCCAGGCCAAGGGTGACGAGGCGCTGTCGCACATCCTGGACGAGATCCCGATCCTGTCCGGCAACGGTGCCGCCAACGACTAG
- a CDS encoding dihydrodipicolinate synthase family protein — MTARTPRYSGVIPPVVTPLTADGELDRPSLERVVGHLVDGGVSGLFALGSSGETAYLTPGQQDQVIEVITAAAAGRVPVLVGAIETTTNRAIERANRAAELGADAVVVTAPFYTRTHDAEIDRHFRQVAAAVDVPLLAYDVPVCVHSKLDPELLLPLAADGVLAGVKDSSGDDGSFRRLVIGARELPGFSVLTGHELVVDAMMLGGADGSVPGLGNVDPHGYVRLHEAAVRGDWAAATAEQDRLVALFDIIRAARPGTASATAAGLGAFKTALMLRGIITTNVMSPPMRPLDAEETATIAAYLDRAGLSRV, encoded by the coding sequence ATGACCGCCCGAACCCCCCGCTACTCGGGAGTGATCCCGCCCGTCGTCACCCCGCTCACCGCGGACGGCGAGCTCGACCGCCCCTCCCTGGAGCGGGTCGTGGGGCATCTCGTCGACGGTGGTGTCAGCGGGCTGTTCGCCCTCGGCAGCTCCGGTGAGACCGCCTATCTGACGCCCGGACAGCAGGACCAGGTCATCGAGGTCATCACGGCCGCCGCCGCGGGCCGGGTGCCGGTCCTCGTCGGAGCGATCGAGACCACCACCAACCGGGCCATCGAGCGCGCCAACCGCGCCGCCGAGCTCGGCGCGGACGCCGTCGTCGTCACCGCGCCCTTCTACACCCGCACCCACGACGCCGAGATCGACCGCCACTTCAGGCAGGTCGCCGCCGCCGTGGACGTACCGCTCCTGGCGTACGACGTACCGGTCTGCGTGCACAGCAAGCTCGACCCGGAACTGCTGCTGCCACTGGCGGCCGACGGGGTACTGGCCGGGGTCAAGGACTCCAGCGGCGACGACGGCTCGTTCCGCCGGCTGGTCATCGGCGCCCGGGAACTGCCCGGCTTCTCCGTGCTCACCGGCCACGAGCTGGTCGTCGACGCGATGATGCTCGGCGGCGCCGACGGCTCCGTGCCCGGACTCGGCAACGTCGACCCGCACGGCTACGTACGCCTGCACGAAGCCGCGGTCCGCGGTGACTGGGCCGCAGCGACGGCCGAACAGGACCGCCTCGTCGCGCTCTTCGACATCATCCGAGCCGCCCGCCCGGGAACCGCCTCCGCCACCGCCGCCGGACTCGGCGCGTTCAAGACCGCCCTCATGCTGCGCGGGATCATCACCACCAACGTGATGAGCCCGCCGATGCGCCCGCTGGACGCCGAGGAGACGGCGACGATCGCCGCATACCTGGACCGCGCGGGGCTCTCCCGCGTCTGA
- a CDS encoding DUF456 domain-containing protein, giving the protein MSVWQLVAVGLVMLLGLIGVLLPGVPGQAIVWAAVLWWALADNTPAAWGVLIGATALLLLNQALKPLLPPRRPRESGAPRRTLLLGGIGAIAGFFVVPVVGAIVGYVGVIFGAERMRLGSRGAGWASVRSVMRATGYSVLVELFACLLVTGAWLGVLLWH; this is encoded by the coding sequence ATGAGTGTGTGGCAGCTCGTCGCCGTCGGCCTGGTCATGCTGCTCGGCCTGATCGGCGTGCTGCTGCCCGGAGTGCCCGGCCAGGCGATCGTCTGGGCCGCGGTGCTGTGGTGGGCGCTGGCGGACAACACCCCGGCGGCCTGGGGTGTGCTGATCGGCGCCACGGCCCTCCTCCTGCTGAACCAGGCGCTCAAGCCGCTCCTGCCGCCACGCCGCCCGCGCGAGTCCGGGGCGCCACGCAGGACGCTGCTGCTGGGCGGGATCGGCGCCATCGCCGGCTTCTTCGTCGTCCCGGTGGTGGGCGCGATCGTCGGGTACGTGGGCGTGATCTTCGGTGCGGAGCGCATGCGGCTGGGCAGCCGGGGGGCGGGCTGGGCCTCGGTCCGCTCGGTGATGCGGGCCACCGGCTACTCCGTACTGGTCGAGCTGTTCGCCTGCCTGCTGGTGACCGGGGCATGGCTCGGCGTACTGCTCTGGCACTGA
- a CDS encoding chaplin: protein MLVMAAASGILTASGGYAFADASADGAAIGSPGVGSGNTVQVPVHVPVNLCGNTVNVVGALNPAFGNECENSSGESGRGDAQGASANGVAANSPGVLSGNLIQAPVDVPVNACGNTVDVVGLLNPAFGNKCENSEGGNETPKPPVHPKPPTHHKPPTHHNPPTHPPKPPTTGHHHHHHNGDCPPSHHHNPPKPPTHNPPHHPPHHNPPTHNPPHHNPPTHNPPTHNPPTHAWHPHKPTHHHKPPQMAHTGANSNLGIAGGASAAMVLGGGLLMRRSRKSQG, encoded by the coding sequence GTGCTCGTCATGGCGGCGGCGTCAGGCATCCTGACCGCCTCCGGCGGCTACGCGTTCGCGGACGCCTCGGCCGACGGGGCGGCCATCGGTTCGCCCGGCGTCGGCTCGGGCAACACCGTGCAGGTGCCGGTGCACGTGCCCGTCAACCTCTGCGGCAACACGGTCAACGTGGTCGGCGCGCTGAACCCGGCGTTCGGCAACGAGTGCGAGAACAGCAGCGGTGAATCGGGCCGCGGCGACGCCCAGGGCGCGAGTGCCAACGGCGTCGCGGCCAACTCCCCCGGTGTGCTGTCGGGCAACCTGATCCAGGCCCCGGTCGACGTCCCGGTCAACGCCTGCGGCAACACGGTCGACGTGGTCGGCCTGCTGAACCCGGCGTTCGGCAACAAGTGCGAGAACAGCGAGGGCGGGAACGAGACCCCGAAGCCCCCGGTCCACCCCAAGCCGCCGACGCATCACAAGCCGCCGACGCACCACAACCCGCCCACGCACCCGCCGAAGCCCCCGACGACGGGTCACCACCACCATCACCACAACGGCGACTGCCCTCCCAGCCACCACCACAACCCGCCGAAGCCGCCCACGCACAACCCGCCCCACCACCCCCCGCACCACAACCCGCCCACGCACAACCCGCCGCACCACAACCCCCCGACCCACAACCCGCCCACGCACAACCCTCCGACGCACGCCTGGCACCCCCACAAGCCGACGCACCACCACAAGCCGCCGCAGATGGCGCACACCGGTGCGAACAGCAACCTGGGCATCGCCGGTGGCGCCAGCGCCGCGATGGTGCTCGGTGGCGGCCTGCTGATGCGCCGCAGCCGCAAGTCGCAGGGCTGA
- a CDS encoding ABC transporter ATP-binding protein, translated as MIRLDGVHVRHKARSGGVFRRDAVHALTDASLEVKRGEIVGLVGESGCGKSTLARVLTGLQKPTEGTVTFHGKDLWEMSGTQRRDDFGSAVGVVFQDPSTALNPRLTVRQILRDPLDVHRRGTREEREARVEELLDLVGLPGHTLAALPGQLSGGQRQRVAIARALALEPELIVADEPTSALDVSVRAQVLNLLVDLRERLDLGMVFISHDIQTVRYLADRIAVLYLGRIVEEGRAADVAGAPSHPYTEALLSATPSLLETTERIVLTGPVPSATNPPTGCPFRTRCWKADDACATVFPVRTEGPDGHRWHCVHPQTPASPAGDPTPVPSARSTA; from the coding sequence GTGATCAGGCTCGACGGCGTCCACGTACGCCACAAGGCACGCAGCGGAGGCGTGTTCCGCCGCGACGCCGTGCACGCCCTCACCGACGCGAGCCTGGAGGTGAAGCGCGGCGAGATCGTCGGCCTGGTCGGTGAGTCCGGCTGCGGCAAGTCGACGCTGGCCCGGGTGCTCACCGGACTGCAGAAGCCCACGGAGGGGACGGTCACCTTCCACGGCAAGGACCTGTGGGAGATGTCCGGGACCCAGCGGCGCGACGACTTCGGCTCCGCCGTCGGCGTCGTCTTCCAGGACCCCTCGACCGCCCTCAACCCCCGGCTCACCGTCCGTCAGATCCTGCGCGACCCGCTCGACGTGCACCGCCGGGGCACCCGCGAGGAGCGCGAGGCACGCGTCGAGGAGCTCCTCGACCTGGTCGGCCTCCCCGGCCACACCCTGGCCGCGCTGCCCGGACAGCTCTCCGGCGGCCAGCGCCAGCGCGTCGCCATCGCCCGCGCGCTCGCGCTCGAACCGGAACTGATCGTCGCCGACGAACCGACGTCCGCGCTCGACGTGTCGGTCCGCGCCCAGGTCCTCAACCTCCTGGTCGACCTGCGCGAACGGCTCGACCTCGGCATGGTGTTCATCTCGCACGACATCCAGACCGTGCGCTACCTGGCCGACCGCATCGCCGTCCTCTACCTCGGCCGCATCGTCGAGGAGGGGCGCGCGGCCGATGTCGCGGGCGCCCCCTCGCACCCGTACACCGAGGCGCTGCTCTCCGCGACCCCCAGCCTGCTGGAGACCACCGAGCGCATCGTGCTCACCGGCCCGGTCCCCTCCGCGACCAACCCGCCCACCGGCTGCCCGTTCCGCACCCGCTGCTGGAAGGCGGACGACGCGTGCGCCACGGTCTTCCCGGTCCGCACCGAAGGCCCGGACGGGCACCGCTGGCACTGCGTCCACCCCCAGACCCCCGCGTCCCCCGCCGGGGACCCGACCCCCGTACCGTCCGCAAGGAGCACCGCATGA
- a CDS encoding rodlin, whose translation MIKKVLATGAVAASILGLGAAQAMAIGNDGGTTSVNGNGASQSFGNAETHGDGSPQFGLVQGSLNKPCVGLPLKANVGSLIGLVPIAVQDVNVLSSPQNQQCTENSTQAKGDEPLSHILDNIPVLSGNGAGNR comes from the coding sequence GTGATCAAGAAGGTCCTGGCTACGGGTGCCGTTGCCGCCTCCATCCTCGGTCTCGGCGCTGCGCAGGCGATGGCCATCGGCAACGACGGCGGCACCACGTCGGTCAACGGGAACGGCGCCTCGCAGTCGTTCGGCAACGCCGAGACCCACGGCGACGGCAGCCCCCAGTTCGGCCTGGTCCAGGGCTCGCTGAACAAGCCCTGCGTCGGTCTGCCGCTCAAGGCCAACGTCGGTTCGCTGATCGGCCTCGTCCCGATCGCGGTCCAGGACGTCAACGTCCTGTCGTCGCCGCAGAACCAGCAGTGCACCGAGAACTCCACCCAGGCGAAGGGCGACGAGCCGCTGTCGCACATCCTGGACAACATCCCGGTCCTCTCCGGCAACGGTGCCGGCAACCGCTGA